One genomic segment of Gossypium arboreum isolate Shixiya-1 chromosome 3, ASM2569848v2, whole genome shotgun sequence includes these proteins:
- the LOC108476413 gene encoding embryogenesis-associated protein EMB8 isoform X2, which translates to MVTLNTNGGRARLLLIAERKSHSDPGFFSGFRGAPVALTFHPTSHIYHGVVSKCKILHGRYLATPWLSSPHFQTAFLNFFGNPPAFSYRRQLFHASDGGTIALDWLTSSDISRGAFEVNHTISKDDTTPLVVVIPGLTSDSTSSYIKHLAFGLATHGWNVVVSNHRGLGGVSITSDCFYNAGWTEDARVVIDYLHHQYPKAPLFAIGTSIGANILVKYLGEDREKVPVAGAVAICSPWDLLIGDRFICRRLLQKLYDRALTIGLQGYAKLHEPRYSRLANWEGIKKSRSIRDFDNFATCLVGKFETVDTYYRRSTSTPYVLNVSVPLLCISALDDPVCTREAIPWDECRANKNIVLATIKHGGHLAFFEGITGSRLWWVRATDEFIGVLHSSSHMHKKKTEITEQKASIESSIDQGPYVNVREDGMVAAVSSAHAGNKSVEHFTGLGSIQDKTVLATEQTQQQTETKSDVAGSGGEVSGECSSLQRIKCFDVITASKRWLDHLLFQKNGKSVWLLVYIAIITSWPILGSALRIFSSKKKLRKFSAATSHRR; encoded by the exons ATGGTCACCCTAAACACCAATGGTGGAAGGGCCCGGCTGTTACTTATAGCCGAACGGAAATCTCACTCTGATCCTG GCTTTTTCAGTGGATTCCGAGGTGCTCCGGTTGCTTTGACCTTTCACCCCACTTCCCATATCTACCATGGCGTGGTTTCCAAGTGCAAGATCCTTCATGGCAG GTATTTAGCAACACCGTGGTTATCAAGTCCTCATTTTCAGACTGCTTTTCTCAATTTCTTCGGGAATCCTCCTGCTTTCAGCTACCGCAG ACAACTTTTTCATGCTTCTGATGGTGGAACCATAGCTCTAGATTGGCTTACAAGTTCTGATA TTTCAAGAGGTGCCTTTGAAGTGAATCATACTATCTCCAAGGATGACACTACACCTTTGGTGGTTGTCATTCCTGGCTTAACAAGTGATTCTACTTCTTCA TACATTAAGCACCTTGCATTTGGATTGGCAACACATGGATGGAATGTTGTAGTTAGCAACCACCGAGGACTGGGTGGTGTTTCAATTACT TCTGATTGCTTTTATAATGCTGGCTGGACAGAGGATGCCCGAGTCGTCATTGATTATCTTCATCATCAGTATCCAAAGGCTCCTTTATTTGCTATTGGAACTAGCATTGGTGCCAACATTCTG GTGAAATATCTTGGAGAGGATAGAGAGAAAGTACCAGTAGCTGGAGCAGTGGCTATTTGCTCCCCATGGGACCTTTTG ATTGGTGATAGGTTTATATGCCGCAGGCTACTTCAGAAGTTATATGATAGAGCCCTTACAATTGGCCTTCAAGGTTATGCAAAATT GCATGAGCCTCGCTATTCTCGGTTGGCTAATTGGGAAGGAATAAAAAag TCACGTTCAATTCGAGATTTTGACAACTTCGCTACTTGCCTTGTTGGAAAATTTGAG ACTGTGGATACATACTATAGGCGTTCTACCAGCACTCCTTATGTGTTAAATGTGTCAGTGCCATTGCTCTGTATCAGTGCTCTAGATGATCCGGTCTGTACGAGAGAAGCAATTCCTTGGGATGAATGCAG GGCAAATAAAAATATTGTGTTGGCCACCATAAAACATGGAGGACATCTTGCATTTTTTGAGGGAATAACTGGATCTAGACTATG GTGGGTGAGGGCCACTGACGAATTTATTGGTGTCCTACACTCTAGTTCACATATGCACAAAAAGAag ACTGAGATTACAGAGCAGAAGGCGTCAATCGAATCATCAATTGATCAGGGTCCTTATGTAAACGTCAGAGAAGATGGAATGGTGGCTGCAGTCAGTAGCGCGCATGCAGGAAATAAATCAGTTGAACACTTTACGGGGTTGGGGAGTATTCAAGATAAAACTGTTTTAGCAACGGAACAAACACAGCAGCAGACGGAAACAAAGTCAGATGTTGCAGGCAGTGGTGGTGAAGTATCAGGAGAATGTTCAAGCCTGCAACGGATCAAGTGTTTTGATGTGATTACTGCATCAAAAAGATGGTTGGATCATCTTCTATTCCAAAAAAACGGAAAATCGGTGTGGTTACTAGTTTACATTGCCATAATTACAAGTTGGCCAATACTAGGTTCAGCTCTTCGCATTTTTTCCAGCAAGAAGAAGCTCAGAAAATTTTCGGCTGCAACTTCGCATAGAAGGTAG
- the LOC108476413 gene encoding embryogenesis-associated protein EMB8 isoform X3 yields the protein MFISCGFFSGFRGAPVALTFHPTSHIYHGVVSKCKILHGRYLATPWLSSPHFQTAFLNFFGNPPAFSYRRQLFHASDGGTIALDWLTSSDISRGAFEVNHTISKDDTTPLVVVIPGLTSDSTSSYIKHLAFGLATHGWNVVVSNHRGLGGVSITSDCFYNAGWTEDARVVIDYLHHQYPKAPLFAIGTSIGANILVKYLGEDREKVPVAGAVAICSPWDLLIGDRFICRRLLQKLYDRALTIGLQGYAKLHEPRYSRLANWEGIKKSRSIRDFDNFATCLVGKFETVDTYYRRSTSTPYVLNVSVPLLCISALDDPVCTREAIPWDECRANKNIVLATIKHGGHLAFFEGITGSRLWWVRATDEFIGVLHSSSHMHKKKTEITEQKASIESSIDQGPYVNVREDGMVAAVSSAHAGNKSVEHFTGLGSIQDKTVLATEQTQQQTETKSDVAGSGGEVSGECSSLQRIKCFDVITASKRWLDHLLFQKNGKSVWLLVYIAIITSWPILGSALRIFSSKKKLRKFSAATSHRR from the exons ATGTTCATTAGTTGCG GCTTTTTCAGTGGATTCCGAGGTGCTCCGGTTGCTTTGACCTTTCACCCCACTTCCCATATCTACCATGGCGTGGTTTCCAAGTGCAAGATCCTTCATGGCAG GTATTTAGCAACACCGTGGTTATCAAGTCCTCATTTTCAGACTGCTTTTCTCAATTTCTTCGGGAATCCTCCTGCTTTCAGCTACCGCAG ACAACTTTTTCATGCTTCTGATGGTGGAACCATAGCTCTAGATTGGCTTACAAGTTCTGATA TTTCAAGAGGTGCCTTTGAAGTGAATCATACTATCTCCAAGGATGACACTACACCTTTGGTGGTTGTCATTCCTGGCTTAACAAGTGATTCTACTTCTTCA TACATTAAGCACCTTGCATTTGGATTGGCAACACATGGATGGAATGTTGTAGTTAGCAACCACCGAGGACTGGGTGGTGTTTCAATTACT TCTGATTGCTTTTATAATGCTGGCTGGACAGAGGATGCCCGAGTCGTCATTGATTATCTTCATCATCAGTATCCAAAGGCTCCTTTATTTGCTATTGGAACTAGCATTGGTGCCAACATTCTG GTGAAATATCTTGGAGAGGATAGAGAGAAAGTACCAGTAGCTGGAGCAGTGGCTATTTGCTCCCCATGGGACCTTTTG ATTGGTGATAGGTTTATATGCCGCAGGCTACTTCAGAAGTTATATGATAGAGCCCTTACAATTGGCCTTCAAGGTTATGCAAAATT GCATGAGCCTCGCTATTCTCGGTTGGCTAATTGGGAAGGAATAAAAAag TCACGTTCAATTCGAGATTTTGACAACTTCGCTACTTGCCTTGTTGGAAAATTTGAG ACTGTGGATACATACTATAGGCGTTCTACCAGCACTCCTTATGTGTTAAATGTGTCAGTGCCATTGCTCTGTATCAGTGCTCTAGATGATCCGGTCTGTACGAGAGAAGCAATTCCTTGGGATGAATGCAG GGCAAATAAAAATATTGTGTTGGCCACCATAAAACATGGAGGACATCTTGCATTTTTTGAGGGAATAACTGGATCTAGACTATG GTGGGTGAGGGCCACTGACGAATTTATTGGTGTCCTACACTCTAGTTCACATATGCACAAAAAGAag ACTGAGATTACAGAGCAGAAGGCGTCAATCGAATCATCAATTGATCAGGGTCCTTATGTAAACGTCAGAGAAGATGGAATGGTGGCTGCAGTCAGTAGCGCGCATGCAGGAAATAAATCAGTTGAACACTTTACGGGGTTGGGGAGTATTCAAGATAAAACTGTTTTAGCAACGGAACAAACACAGCAGCAGACGGAAACAAAGTCAGATGTTGCAGGCAGTGGTGGTGAAGTATCAGGAGAATGTTCAAGCCTGCAACGGATCAAGTGTTTTGATGTGATTACTGCATCAAAAAGATGGTTGGATCATCTTCTATTCCAAAAAAACGGAAAATCGGTGTGGTTACTAGTTTACATTGCCATAATTACAAGTTGGCCAATACTAGGTTCAGCTCTTCGCATTTTTTCCAGCAAGAAGAAGCTCAGAAAATTTTCGGCTGCAACTTCGCATAGAAGGTAG
- the LOC108476413 gene encoding embryogenesis-associated protein EMB8 isoform X1, giving the protein MFSPNFNQMDWSISWDESSLNAYKEVFRALCLIPILHYVIAFMVIWVVFLYNFLEFHFFQGFFSGFRGAPVALTFHPTSHIYHGVVSKCKILHGRYLATPWLSSPHFQTAFLNFFGNPPAFSYRRQLFHASDGGTIALDWLTSSDISRGAFEVNHTISKDDTTPLVVVIPGLTSDSTSSYIKHLAFGLATHGWNVVVSNHRGLGGVSITSDCFYNAGWTEDARVVIDYLHHQYPKAPLFAIGTSIGANILVKYLGEDREKVPVAGAVAICSPWDLLIGDRFICRRLLQKLYDRALTIGLQGYAKLHEPRYSRLANWEGIKKSRSIRDFDNFATCLVGKFETVDTYYRRSTSTPYVLNVSVPLLCISALDDPVCTREAIPWDECRANKNIVLATIKHGGHLAFFEGITGSRLWWVRATDEFIGVLHSSSHMHKKKTEITEQKASIESSIDQGPYVNVREDGMVAAVSSAHAGNKSVEHFTGLGSIQDKTVLATEQTQQQTETKSDVAGSGGEVSGECSSLQRIKCFDVITASKRWLDHLLFQKNGKSVWLLVYIAIITSWPILGSALRIFSSKKKLRKFSAATSHRR; this is encoded by the exons ATGTTTTCTCCAAATTTTAATCAAATGGATTGGTCGATTTCATGGGATGAATCATCCCTCAATGCATATAAAGAAGTATTCCGAGCCCTTTGTTTGATTCCTATTTTGCATTATGTAATTGCGTTTATGGTGATTTGGGTAGTTTTCCTTTACAATTTCCTGGAATTTCATTTCTTCCAAGGCTTTTTCAGTGGATTCCGAGGTGCTCCGGTTGCTTTGACCTTTCACCCCACTTCCCATATCTACCATGGCGTGGTTTCCAAGTGCAAGATCCTTCATGGCAG GTATTTAGCAACACCGTGGTTATCAAGTCCTCATTTTCAGACTGCTTTTCTCAATTTCTTCGGGAATCCTCCTGCTTTCAGCTACCGCAG ACAACTTTTTCATGCTTCTGATGGTGGAACCATAGCTCTAGATTGGCTTACAAGTTCTGATA TTTCAAGAGGTGCCTTTGAAGTGAATCATACTATCTCCAAGGATGACACTACACCTTTGGTGGTTGTCATTCCTGGCTTAACAAGTGATTCTACTTCTTCA TACATTAAGCACCTTGCATTTGGATTGGCAACACATGGATGGAATGTTGTAGTTAGCAACCACCGAGGACTGGGTGGTGTTTCAATTACT TCTGATTGCTTTTATAATGCTGGCTGGACAGAGGATGCCCGAGTCGTCATTGATTATCTTCATCATCAGTATCCAAAGGCTCCTTTATTTGCTATTGGAACTAGCATTGGTGCCAACATTCTG GTGAAATATCTTGGAGAGGATAGAGAGAAAGTACCAGTAGCTGGAGCAGTGGCTATTTGCTCCCCATGGGACCTTTTG ATTGGTGATAGGTTTATATGCCGCAGGCTACTTCAGAAGTTATATGATAGAGCCCTTACAATTGGCCTTCAAGGTTATGCAAAATT GCATGAGCCTCGCTATTCTCGGTTGGCTAATTGGGAAGGAATAAAAAag TCACGTTCAATTCGAGATTTTGACAACTTCGCTACTTGCCTTGTTGGAAAATTTGAG ACTGTGGATACATACTATAGGCGTTCTACCAGCACTCCTTATGTGTTAAATGTGTCAGTGCCATTGCTCTGTATCAGTGCTCTAGATGATCCGGTCTGTACGAGAGAAGCAATTCCTTGGGATGAATGCAG GGCAAATAAAAATATTGTGTTGGCCACCATAAAACATGGAGGACATCTTGCATTTTTTGAGGGAATAACTGGATCTAGACTATG GTGGGTGAGGGCCACTGACGAATTTATTGGTGTCCTACACTCTAGTTCACATATGCACAAAAAGAag ACTGAGATTACAGAGCAGAAGGCGTCAATCGAATCATCAATTGATCAGGGTCCTTATGTAAACGTCAGAGAAGATGGAATGGTGGCTGCAGTCAGTAGCGCGCATGCAGGAAATAAATCAGTTGAACACTTTACGGGGTTGGGGAGTATTCAAGATAAAACTGTTTTAGCAACGGAACAAACACAGCAGCAGACGGAAACAAAGTCAGATGTTGCAGGCAGTGGTGGTGAAGTATCAGGAGAATGTTCAAGCCTGCAACGGATCAAGTGTTTTGATGTGATTACTGCATCAAAAAGATGGTTGGATCATCTTCTATTCCAAAAAAACGGAAAATCGGTGTGGTTACTAGTTTACATTGCCATAATTACAAGTTGGCCAATACTAGGTTCAGCTCTTCGCATTTTTTCCAGCAAGAAGAAGCTCAGAAAATTTTCGGCTGCAACTTCGCATAGAAGGTAG